The DNA region CGAAGCAGTCGTCCGCCCGGTACCCGCAGAGGACTTTGCGCGTTTCATCTCGAGGCTAGAGGTCTTGAGCTACCACCAGCTTTCCGCCGATCGACGCAACTCACCGTCGCCGGATCCGGCACGCGATCTGTTCTTCGAACGCGCCCGGCTCGGTCTGCTCGACCAGGCGGATACGCGCTCCACCGCGTACTCGAGCGCAGAGTTCTTGAGCACACAAGAAAAGCACGGGTACGTCCGCACGCGCGAGTCTCTCTTGCCCGTCGAATTGATGATCCGAAGCGATCTCGAAACTATGGGATTTTCTCCCGTTCCTCAGCTGCGCCTGCCGAAACCGTCTTCCGACGAATTCCTTTTCGAATAGACCCCGACTCGTGCTCGTGCTCGTGCTCGTGCTCGTGAGGGATGTAGAGCTAGGCGGAGTTCTGGGCGGCGTAGGCGCGTGCGAGAAGCTCGACCGGGTGCACGACTTCGACATCCAACCCAGCCTCTCGCACTCCGGATGCAATCTGCAGCAGACATCCAGGGTTTCCGGTGGTCACGACCTGTGGGGCCGTGTCGCGAATCGCCTGCAGCTTGCGGGCAAGCAGACTCGTCGCCATCTCCGGATGCGTGAGCAGATAGGTACCCGCCGCGCCGCAGCAGTCGCGACCTCCGGGAAGATCCACGAGGTCCAGACCCGGAATTTCGCGCATGATCTGTCGGGGCGCCGTGGCAATACCCTGGCCGTGCAGGAGATGACAGGGATCGTCATAGGCCACCCGCAGTGGGCTCAACGCCGCCGGAGTCTCGAAACCGACTTCGACCAGAAACTCCGTTATGTCCCGGACCTTCCGGGAAAACCGATCGGCGCGATCCTTGAGCGACGCGCCACAACCCGCGGAGTTGACGATCACCGCGTCCACGGCCTCCAGGTGAAAGGCGCTTCGGTTCTTCTCGTGGAGCCGATCGGCTGCCAGCAGATCCCCAGCGTGCTGGTGCAGTGCACCGCAACAGCGCTGCCCGGGGGGAATCTCGACCTCGAAACCATTGTGCGTCAACACATCGATCGTCGCCTGGTTGGCACTCGCGAAGAGTTCCGGCATGACGCATCCTGCGAAAAAGGCCACGCGTCCGCGACGTCTCCCCGCCGCGGGGACGATCACGGGAGGGCGGTGTGGCTCGGTCAGAGGCGGAAGTGAAGACTCCGCGTGGCGTAACGTCGGCATCGCCTTCAACACGCGCGCCGCGCGCACCAGCCGTTGCAGTCCCGTGTTCTGATACAGACGCAGTACGGAGATCATGCTCCGAAGAGCCGCTGGTGCACCCACCATGCGACGCAGGATCACTCGCTCGGCAAACCGTGCGACTCTTCCCCGGCCGGCCCGTCGATCGATCTCGGCGCGCATCCTTTCGATCAGGTGGCCGTAGCGAACACCCGCCGGACACGCAGACTCACAAGCCCGACAGCCCAGACACAACGACATCTCATCGACCACGGTTTCGTCCAGTGGAATGCGTTGCTCGGCGACGCCTCGCATCAGAAAGATCCGCCCGCGCGGTGAACTCGTCTCGCGACCCGTCTCCTGGTAGGTGGGACAGACCGGCAAACAGAGGCCACAGTGCACGCAATCGAGCGTCGCCTCGTAGTCGATCAGGCTCGCCGAATCGGCTGGCGACGTCACGCTCATAGTCTCCCGGCAAAGCGCCCGGGAGCCAGAATGGAGCCCGGATCGAAACGCGACTTGATTGCGTGCATTAGCGGCAGGTTTTCGGTGTTCGGCCCGAAGACATCGAATTGCGCTTTGGTTTCGGCGCTCGCGCTCTCGATGAACAACGACCAGCCCGATTCCGCCGCGCGCTGCCAGAGCGCTACAAGCGCAGCTTCTTCGAGTACTGCGAACGCGACACCACAGACGGGCAGCGCAATATCGAGTGCTCCGGCACCGCCCAGATCCGAGACCGCAGCGACGATCTGCACGGCATCGCTCAGACGACCCGCCAGGCGAACACGCACGCTGCCCGGCGGTGTCTGCCGGGCGGCAAAGGATTGCTCCAATTCGTCCCAGGCCTGAATCCCGACGGGTTCACCCGGAAGACTGTCCGCACACCGCTCGACGCCCCTCGCGCTTCCTTCGAGCAGACACAGCAGACGGACTCGCTCCCCATCCTGACGCACGACCAGGGCTTGCGGTTCGACGGTGTCACCGGCAATCCGGGCACCCGCCCTCACCGCCTGGCTCGAGTCGGGGTATTCGCTCACCAGGAGACGACGCGCTTCGGGCACGGCCCGCAATCGCATCGTCGCCTCTGTGATCACTCCGAGCGTACCGAGCGAGCCGCAGTACAGTCGCACCAGATCGAAGCCCGTCACGTTCTTGACGACCTTTCCGCCGGATCGTGTGACCTCCCCGTTGCTGAGGGCGACCTCCAGACCGAGGATCTCGTGACGCAGGCGCCGATCCAACGAGAAACGAAGACCGATGGGATCGGCGGCGATCGTCCCGCCGATCGTCGCCCGCTCGGCGTGTCCGAGCAACAGGGTGCGTTTCCCGACTTCCGCAGAGCGACGCGCGAGTTCACCGAGCGAGATTCCGGCGGCCGCGCTGACGATGCCCTCGTCGGGTTGCAGATCGAGGTGATCGGACAAGCGCGACAGATCCAGCAAGGTGACGCGATCGGAATCGACGAGGTTTCCCCAGCGCAACTTGGTTCGCGCACCGCATACCAGCAGTCGTTTGCCCTCGCGAGCCACCACGAGGCAAGCGGCAACCTGCTCGGCGTTCGCGGGCCGGACCACGCTCTCCACCGACACTCCATCCAGATCTTCTACGCCGGGCCCCGCAATATTGTCCGGCCCGACGATCGCCTCGAAGGGATCCATCTCAGAAACTTACTTCGGAGTAGCCTGGGTGTCGCAGATTTCCTTCCGTACAAGCCCTTGGGGTGGGAATCAGCTTGCCCGGATTGCAGCGATCCTCGGGATCGAATGCATCGTGAACCCAGCGCATGGGCTCGAGGTCGGCCTCGCTGAACAACATGTACATGTAGTCGCGCTTTTCCACGCCAATCCCGTGCTCACCCGACAGAACACCGCCCGCCTCGACGCAGATGCGGAGAATTCGCTCGCCCATCTCGCGGATCTTCTGCAGTTGTGCCGGATCGCGCTTGTCGTAGGAGATGTTCGGATGCAGATTTCCATCGCCCGCGTGCAGGATATTCGCGAGTTTGATGCCGTTCTCCTCGGCTGCTCGGTTGATCGCGTCCACGACCTCGGGGAGTTTTGTGCGCGGAACGACGGCGTCGTGAACGTATAGATCGGGCGCGAGTCGTCCCATCGCACCGAATGCGCCCTTGCGACCCCGCCAGAGCGCGATCCGCTCGGCCTCGTCGCGCGCGACCCTTACCTGGATCGCCCCGGCCGCACTGCACAGGCCCTCGACCTGCGTGCGCTCCGTTTCGACGGTGTCGCCGACTCCGTCGAGCTCAACCAGAAGTACGGCCCGCGCGTCGCGCGGGTAGCCTGCTGCATAGACCGAGTCTTCGACCGCGTCGATGGTTCGATCGTCCAGGAGTTCCAGCGCTGCGGGCACGATGCCCTCGGCAATGATGTCGGAGACGGCCTGACAGGCGGCTCGCAGATCTGAAAAACTGGCCAGCAGGGTGGACACGGTTTCGGGAATCGGCACGAGTCGAACCGTCGCCTCGGTTGCGATCCCCAGAGTTCCTTCAGAGCCCACGAAAAGCCCCCGCACGTCGTAACCCGACGTGTGTCCGTCGCGCCGACCGAGTCGAACGACGCTCGCGTCCGGCAGCACGACTTCGATTTCGAGCACGTGCGGGTTGGTGGTGCCGTGCTTCAGGGTGTGTGGCCCGCCGGAATTCTCAGCGACGTTCCCGCCGATCGTGCAGGCCGACTGACTGCTGGGATCGGGGGCGTAGAGAAGTCCCAGATCCGCGACGGCTTCGGAAAGATGCGCATTGATCAGACCGGGCTGGATGGTGGCCGTGCGATTGACCGCGTCGACCTCGAGGATCCGGTTCATACGTGAGAACTCGATCAGGACGCAACCTTCAACCGGGGTCGCTCCGCCTGAGAGTCCGGTTCCGGCCCCTCGCGGCACATAGGGTACGTCCGCTTCATTACACAGCCGAACGACTCCAGCGACGGCTTCGGTCGACACAGGAAAAACGACGGCGCGCGCATTTCCAGAAAGCAGCGTGAGCCCGTCGGACTCGTACACGAAGCGCTCCGAGGGTCGACTCAGAACCTCGACGACATCGGGAAGAGCCGCCAGTGCGCGAACGAGTTCGTCGCTTGCGCCCGGATCAGGCAAGGCCGAGGCGCTCGACCTCGTCCTCGTCCATCCCGAGGTAGTGGCCGATCTCGTGCTTGACGGTAACCCGGATCTCCTCGATCAGTTCCTCGAGGTCGCCGGCGATCTTTTCCAGGTTGCGCTTGAACAACACGATGCGATCGGTGTCGCTGCGTGGTTCGGGCGCGTGATGTGGATTGGAATCCGGGTCGGTCACGGGAACGCCCAGAAAAATCCCCAGCACCTGCGGAGAGATCGACTCGCTTCGCACCAGTTCGACGTCTGGCAGGTCCTCGATGATGATCGGGCACGTCTCTACGTATCTGCGGATCTGTTCCGGTAGCTCGCGCAGCGCGGCGGTGGCCGCTGCCTCGAATTCTTCGTCCGAGATGCGTGTGGGCACCGGATAGAGCTGAGGGTCGATTTCGGCCGCCTCGGCAAAAAGCCGCTCCGCGTGCTCGTAGTCACCCGCGTGCTCGTACAGGTGGGCCATGTAGTAACTGCTGTGGGCGCAATCCGGCTCGAGAATCAACGCCCGATCCAGAGCCTTCCGGGCCTCATCAAAAAGACCCAGTTCAAACAGAATCTGGCCCTCGAAGCCGCGGTAGATCCCCACATCGGCCTGGGCTTTGCTGGCCCTGCGCAACAGGAAGAGCGAACCCTCCAGATCGTCCAGGTAGAACAGCGCCTTGGCCTTCAGATAGTAGACCTCGGCCTCCACGGGGCGATCGATTCGCACGGCGAGGATGGCGTCGCTGACCTCCAGAGCCATTTCGTATTCGTGGAATTCCTCGATCAGGATCTCGATGTGATTGAGCTGAGCCGGAAAATAGTCCGGATCGGCTTCCGCAGCCTTGGCAAATTCGGCAACGGCCTCCTCAATGAGCCCGGAATCCCAGAGGATTTCGCCTCTTCCGTTGCGAGCTTCAGCGCCGAGGGGATTTGCCCGCAGCGCCTCGTCGATCCATGCGAGGGCCTCGTCTCCCCGTCCGGTGGAGGAGGCTTCCATCGCCTGGTCCAGGCAGTCCCAATAGCGATCCCGATCCAGCATCAAACCCTTTCAGCACCCCCCGGAGCAAGACGGATTCTAGCAAACGGGGCAAGCCAATATCTGACAACGGTACCGACGAGGAGAATCTGTAACTATTTGAATTAGCTACAAAAAATGGACAAAAAGCGAACCCTCGGCGAGAGCGCCTATTCGATCGTCCTGACCAGGATACGCTGGCAATTGGCGCAGTAGTTCAATTCACCGGCAAGCACGCGGTTTTCCGTTTCGGGCGGGATGGTGCGGTGACAACCACCGCAGGTTTCGTTGGTGATACGCGCAACCGCTGTGCCCAGCTTGCCCGCCAGCTTCTCGTAGTGCGTCCGCACTTCCGAACCGAGTTCGTCGAGCAGACCGTCGCGGACCTTGATGTGACCAGAGAGTTCTTCTTCCGCCACGCTAGTACGCCTGCGCAGCGCCTCGGCCTCCCCGACTGCGACCTTCTCGTTTTCCTTCTGCTCCTTCTCCGCTGCCTTGAGGCGCACCGCGGCCGCATCGGCGCCGTCCATCGCTTCGAGAATATCCTCCTCGACGCTGGAAATGCGCTGAGTCATGCCTTCGATCTCGTGGAGCAAAGCCGTGTATTCCGTGTTGGTCTTCACGAGCGCAGTCTGATTCTGGAACTTCTCGCGCTGGACCTCGCTGTCGGCGAGTTCGTTCTCTTTGTCCCGCCTCGCCTTCTCTACGGAGGCCAGGGCTTCCTTTTCGGCAGCCAGAGCGTCGCGTGCCGCCTGTGCCCGCGCCTCCGCCTGGTCGATCTCGCTGGGCAATCGGGTCAGATCGCTGCGGAGGTCGGCCACACTGGCTTCCGTGACTCCGAGCGCCTCGAGGTTTTCTCTGAACGAACTCATACACACTAGATTCCACGTCCGGACACCCCGGGTCAACGGCAAACCCTCGAAGAACATTCGGGACCGAGCCGGAGCGGTGCCTGGTAGGTGCGTTTGCAAGCCGCGGGAACAGGCCCGATTCTCGCTGGCGGTCGTTGATCCGGCCGTGCCCGGCACTCAAGCTCTGTCCTGATTGACCGAACCTGTGCCCTGACGGGAAAGAATGCACACGAGATGGGAGCAGCCCGATGACAGATGACCGCTATGCCCCTCCCGACGCACCGTTGGTCGACGAATCGGCTCTATTCGGCGAAGGCGATGGAGAGTTCGATATCAGCCAGGCGCTCTCGGACGCCTGGAATGCCACCTGGGCGAACTTCCCGCTCTGGCTCGGTGTGGGTCTGGTCGGCGGGGTGTTGATCGCCCTTTCGGCCTTCATCCCGCCCGTGCTAGGTCTGTTCCTGATTGCGCCGGTGATCGTCTGGGGAATGGTCCGGTTCACGCTCAACATGATGGATCGCAAGGCTCAATTCGGCGATCTGTTCGCAGGCTTTTCAAATTACGGCAGCTCCCTTCTCTCCACTCTGGTGCTGTTTATCTCGATTTTCTTCGCCTCGTGGATTGGGCAGATCGTGCAGACGGCAGGCATCATCATCCAGAACAGTGTTCTCGAAGCGATCGGAACACTGTTCTCTTTCGTATGGGCTCTGTTCGTGATCAGCCGCCTGAACTTCGGCGTGTTCTTCATCGTCGACCGGGGCCTGGGACCGATCGAAGCTCTTCAGGCATCCTGGAACATCACTCGCGGTCGATCCGTGCGCGTCGCCGGGCTGCTCGTGATCCAATGGATCCTGCTCATCGCCGGATTCTTCGCCCTGGTTATCGGTGTGATTCCCGCAGCGACGATCGGCTACCTGATGTGGGCTTCGGCTTACCGACAGATGGTGGGTCGGCCGACGGTTTGAATCGCCGCTTCATGAATTCGTACTCTTCGAGGAAAGCCGGGTCATCCTCGAACTGATTCGCGGCCAGCCCGGCGACCAGGAGGGCGTGGTCGGTGGCCCCGGTCAAAGCCGCGGTCCATGCGATCCAGAAGTACATCGGTTTGTAATTGACTTCCTCTCGCCACACGTCGATGAGCTCGGCATAGTCGTCAAGGGGAATGAAGCGCGCGGCAGTCGCAACCCAGCTCGACACCTCGAGTCGGATCCGCCGGTCGTTGCGAACATTGTCCTGGCGGAAGATGCGCCTCAGGGTCTCGATATCGCGTGCGACCAGCGCCCCAATCAGCTCTCCGATTCGCGAGCTGTTTTCGAAGCTGACATGGTCGTATCCGAGTCGGCGAGCTTGCTCGCGGGATTCCTCCAGACGTCTGGCCAGGAAGGCCACGCGATCTGCGTCGACGGTGGTGTGCTCGCGCGAAAACAATGCCGCGAGCCGGTACATCCAGAACGGTGGTGAGATCGAGATCCAGCGAAAATCCAGGTCGACATACGCGTCGTCCGAAGCGCGAAGAGTGTGGTCTCGGTTCGGATCCGTGGGCGGTAGTGCCGCCCGCAAGCGCTCTTCAAAAGCTTCCTCACTCATCAGAGCCTGGTAGTAGCGCCCGAGCGTTGCGTAGCCGAGGAGCGGGGATTCAGACGCCTCGACGTCGAAGAATGCAACGTCCCGCAGCCAGGCCCAGACGGCCTCTGACACGCGTTCCCGATCGGGGTGCTCCTCCAGTGAGGTCTCGCCGGTTTCGGAAATCAGCCCCACCGCACTACTGGCAAACCAGCGCAGCTGATAGCGAAGTCGTTCCTGCTGGCTCTCGAATAGCTCCGCGTCGTAGGCCTCGCTGTGCAACCACTCACCCAGGCTGGCAACGACCGGATCGACCCGCGGAAGCACTTCATTGGCCAGGAGATCGAGAGCCGTTTTGAGATCGCGCTTCTCGGACTGCAGCGAGTCGACTAGCGACATACGAGGCTCCAGGAGTACGGTTCCGTGCTCTCGATCGAGTTCGGGGATCAACTCTTTGCGAATGTACTCGGCAAGTTCCCCGGCATCCTCTACGCGATTGGCTTCGAAAAGAGACTGCATGCGATCCAAGGACATCGAAACGCGCGTCTCGAGTGAGTCCGTCCGTTCGAGAGCGTGAACCAGACTATCGGCTGCCAGAGTGTATTGGCCGGTGTAACGATACAGGCCTGCCAGCTCATTGTAGTTCGCCGCGTCGTCGTCGCCGTCCTCGATCAATCCGAGCACTTTCCCAATCGCGCGTTGGTAGGTTTGAAAGTGCCAGTCTCGTTGGATGTCGACCATCCGTGTGGCGTAATTCACGTCGGAGAAAATCCTGTGACTCAGATACCAGCTCGACCGCGTGTTCTCGCCCGAGAAGCGCAACAAGATCTCGAGCTTCGTCAGATCGAACACCTGCCCGACGCCAAAGCTGCGATACACGCGCTCTAGACTCTCGGGCAACGTCTCAGCCCAGAAAGCCAGCGGTTGGCCGGTTTGCAGCACATAGGTCCGCCAACCTTCATCACTCGGCTCCGCCCAGGCCAGAGCCGCGTGTGCGGGCAACCCGATCAGATGCGCGTTATGGCCCTGTCGCTGCGCGATCACCTGGTACAGCTCCGAAAGATCGTCGCAATCGCCTCGATACATGCCGCCTGTCTGGGTATCGAGAGTCTCCGTGGCAGTCTGGTGGATGTCCCCGCTCACCTGCCGAGTCCCGATCAGTGCAGGCTTGCGACTGTCGGGACTGTCGTAGGCGTATACGAGCAGGTACTGGCCGATCAGATCCAGGTGTGCGGCATCGGGAAGCGCGAGTGTCACCTCTGCGTAGAAGCGCTCCGCATCTTCCGGATCGCCGCTCTTCGCGGGTCGCAGCGCCCCGTGTCGAGTGAAGAGCGCCATCACATCCCCGTTGGGTTGAACGGCGAGTACGTGCGGAGGCAATGCGTCGCCCAGCGCGTCCGGTTCGACGTCTTCACCGTTGACGGGAAACCCGAGACGCCACACCAGGTCGTCCGACCAGAAGCCCTCTGACTCGGACCAGCTGGCGATGCGGCGCGGGCCCGCGAAAACCTCCACGCGGGTGAAGCGATTCGCTTCGCGCAGTGGGTCCGCATCGCGCGGAACGCGAACGACCAGACGAACGGATTCTCTCGTGTAGTAGGCGGGCTTCGCGGCCGGACGCGAATAGGCGGCACGCTCAGGGGTCGACAGGGTGCTGACCCGCTGGCCCAGAGCGCTGGAGAGATCCGCGACGCGAACGCCATCGCCCTGGTAGACGCTCTGTGGCAACAGACGCTCGGCTTCGCGAACCGCCGACTCGAGCGTTTGCGCCAGTTCGACCGGAGCATCGAGATGGGAAAGCCAGCCAGTGCGAACGAGGCGCCGCGCATAACTGGGCAGCACGAAATCAAAATCCTCCTGGGCGTCGGTCTTGTCCAGTTGTTGCAGGATATCGACGGCTGCGAGCCGTCCACCCAGATCGAGCGTTCCCGCCGGAAGAGCTTCCACCAACGCGTCGATCGCTGCGCGCAACTGCGACAGAGCGGAATCGTGGGCGTTCCGGCTGCGCTCGAGCAACCCGACTGGATCGACCGCGAGTGCCACGCCTTCCCTGGTGACGAGGAGTGAATTGCCCTGGAGCTTGACGCCGAGTAGTTCGTCTTGCGACAGGTGGAATCCATTGGGGTCCAGGCCCTCTCGTTTCGCCCGGCTCAGGATGGGCACGATATCGGCGAGTACTTCGGCCTCACCCAGAGCGACCAGATTCCAGTCCGCGCGCAGTCTGCCGAGTTCGGTTTCGATCTCTACCCAGTCCGCTTCACGCGCTCGGAAGACGGGGAGTTCGCTCTGCTCGGCAATCCTCCAGAAGACACCCGCTTCGCGCTGCTTGATCGAAGGCGAGTTGGGGAAGGCCTCCCGCAATGAGGAGCCTTCGAAGATTCGCGGAACCCGCGAGCGATCCAGACCGGAAAGGACTGAACAGTCGACGAAGAACAGGCAAAGCACGAGCACGCAAGCCAGCTGAACTCGCCTCTGCCGGTGGCCGTTTGTGCTAGCCTTGCTTCGCTTCTGGGATTCGCCGCTCATTTTGGAATCTCAAGCTACCACGCGCCCGCTTCGACGCGAGCACGAAGGACGGACATTAGTGGGGATGAACGTGAGCACCCAGGGCCTGTCGCTGTATCACTACGAGGGCTGTCCATTCTGCGCGCGTGTACGCAGCGCCCTCGAAAATCTGGGACTCGACGTTGAACTGCGCGACATCGAATTGGACGCCGGCCACCGCGAGGCACTGATCACGGCAACGAACCGGCGCACCGTTCCCTGCCTGCGTATCGAAGATAATTCGGGCAAAGTCAGCTGGATGCACGAGTCTGCGGACATCGTGGATTACCTGGAAAAGCTGACCGAGGCCTGAAGCGCCTTCTGAAACTCGTCGCAGACGACGTGAACGCGTTGACCCGCTCGATCGTCTGGTTGAACGCCGTCCATGGAGAGGACTGCTAGGGAATCTCTGCACAGGCGACGCAGCGCAGGCGGATGCATCGCGCTTCGCAGCCGCAGCCTCCCTGTGCAGAGGTTCCCTAGTCCTGGCCGCGGAAACGATTGAGTGCGCGACGATCGCGCTTGGTGGGACGCCCCTCGCCTTGTGGCCGTGAGGGCTCGCGGGGCAGATAGGGATCGCGCGGAGCGGGTTCGGGAGAATTGTCCTCGTAGAGTTCGCGCGCGAGTGGGGCCGAGAGGCGCTTTTCAGCCAGCGCCTTGACCTGAAGGATGCGCAGCCCGCGCGGGGTCTCTACGACGACTTCGTCTTCGACCCGAAGTGGGTGATGCGCCTTTACAGTCCCGCCGTTGAGCTTCACACGACCGCCGACACAAGCCTCCGACGCCAGATTCCGCGAGCGAAACACACGCGTCGCGCAAAGCCAACGATCTACCCGCACACTTTCCATGAGAATGAGTATAGGGGTCGCGAGAGGCAATACAGACTCGACCTGTTATCTTCGCCGTGTGAACGCGCTTGTTCTGGACTTCGATGGGTTGATTCTCGACACCGAGACGGCTGTGTTCGAGGCTTGGCGGTACGTCTTCGAGAGTTTCGATCTGGCCTTCGAGCGAGGGGAGTGGCTGGACGGAATCGGCACGGGCTCCGCAAGTTTCGACCCGATGGAGAGGCTCCGGTCCCTGGTTGGCCCATCACTGGATGCCGATAAACTCCACATCGATCGCAGGCGGTGGCGAGACGAGTTCCTTGCAAATCTCGAACCGATGCCCGGAGTTCTCGACCTTCTGGAGTCCGCCCGAGAATTGGGACTGCGCACGGCCGTCGCTTCGAGTTCGGAATGCGAATGGGTCGTCCCTCACCTGCGCAGGTTGGAACTCGATCATCATTTCGATTCGATCTCGACGCGCGACGACGTCGCGCGGGCGAAACCCGATCCGGAACTCTACCAGCACGCACTCGACACGCTCGGAGTTTCGCCGGCCGAGGCCATTGCTTTCGAGGATTCGCATCACGGCGTGGCTGCAGCTCGTGCAGCCGGAATTCCCTGCGTGGCCGTACCCGGCCCGATGACGCTGGAAATGGATTTCAGCGAGGCAACACTGGTCATCGAGAGCCTGGGGGATCACTCGCTTGCATCGCTACTCGAACGAGTGGGGCGCGGCGTAGAGG from bacterium includes:
- a CDS encoding (Fe-S)-binding protein translates to MTSPADSASLIDYEATLDCVHCGLCLPVCPTYQETGRETSSPRGRIFLMRGVAEQRIPLDETVVDEMSLCLGCRACESACPAGVRYGHLIERMRAEIDRRAGRGRVARFAERVILRRMVGAPAALRSMISVLRLYQNTGLQRLVRAARVLKAMPTLRHAESSLPPLTEPHRPPVIVPAAGRRRGRVAFFAGCVMPELFASANQATIDVLTHNGFEVEIPPGQRCCGALHQHAGDLLAADRLHEKNRSAFHLEAVDAVIVNSAGCGASLKDRADRFSRKVRDITEFLVEVGFETPAALSPLRVAYDDPCHLLHGQGIATAPRQIMREIPGLDLVDLPGGRDCCGAAGTYLLTHPEMATSLLARKLQAIRDTAPQVVTTGNPGCLLQIASGVREAGLDVEVVHPVELLARAYAAQNSA
- a CDS encoding FAD-binding oxidoreductase, which produces MDPFEAIVGPDNIAGPGVEDLDGVSVESVVRPANAEQVAACLVVAREGKRLLVCGARTKLRWGNLVDSDRVTLLDLSRLSDHLDLQPDEGIVSAAAGISLGELARRSAEVGKRTLLLGHAERATIGGTIAADPIGLRFSLDRRLRHEILGLEVALSNGEVTRSGGKVVKNVTGFDLVRLYCGSLGTLGVITEATMRLRAVPEARRLLVSEYPDSSQAVRAGARIAGDTVEPQALVVRQDGERVRLLCLLEGSARGVERCADSLPGEPVGIQAWDELEQSFAARQTPPGSVRVRLAGRLSDAVQIVAAVSDLGGAGALDIALPVCGVAFAVLEEAALVALWQRAAESGWSLFIESASAETKAQFDVFGPNTENLPLMHAIKSRFDPGSILAPGRFAGRL
- a CDS encoding FAD-binding protein, which translates into the protein MPDPGASDELVRALAALPDVVEVLSRPSERFVYESDGLTLLSGNARAVVFPVSTEAVAGVVRLCNEADVPYVPRGAGTGLSGGATPVEGCVLIEFSRMNRILEVDAVNRTATIQPGLINAHLSEAVADLGLLYAPDPSSQSACTIGGNVAENSGGPHTLKHGTTNPHVLEIEVVLPDASVVRLGRRDGHTSGYDVRGLFVGSEGTLGIATEATVRLVPIPETVSTLLASFSDLRAACQAVSDIIAEGIVPAALELLDDRTIDAVEDSVYAAGYPRDARAVLLVELDGVGDTVETERTQVEGLCSAAGAIQVRVARDEAERIALWRGRKGAFGAMGRLAPDLYVHDAVVPRTKLPEVVDAINRAAEENGIKLANILHAGDGNLHPNISYDKRDPAQLQKIREMGERILRICVEAGGVLSGEHGIGVEKRDYMYMLFSEADLEPMRWVHDAFDPEDRCNPGKLIPTPRACTEGNLRHPGYSEVSF
- a CDS encoding tetratricopeptide repeat protein, translating into MLDRDRYWDCLDQAMEASSTGRGDEALAWIDEALRANPLGAEARNGRGEILWDSGLIEEAVAEFAKAAEADPDYFPAQLNHIEILIEEFHEYEMALEVSDAILAVRIDRPVEAEVYYLKAKALFYLDDLEGSLFLLRRASKAQADVGIYRGFEGQILFELGLFDEARKALDRALILEPDCAHSSYYMAHLYEHAGDYEHAERLFAEAAEIDPQLYPVPTRISDEEFEAAATAALRELPEQIRRYVETCPIIIEDLPDVELVRSESISPQVLGIFLGVPVTDPDSNPHHAPEPRSDTDRIVLFKRNLEKIAGDLEELIEEIRVTVKHEIGHYLGMDEDEVERLGLA
- a CDS encoding glutaredoxin, encoding MNVSTQGLSLYHYEGCPFCARVRSALENLGLDVELRDIELDAGHREALITATNRRTVPCLRIEDNSGKVSWMHESADIVDYLEKLTEA
- a CDS encoding RNA-binding S4 domain-containing protein, translating into MESVRVDRWLCATRVFRSRNLASEACVGGRVKLNGGTVKAHHPLRVEDEVVVETPRGLRILQVKALAEKRLSAPLARELYEDNSPEPAPRDPYLPREPSRPQGEGRPTKRDRRALNRFRGQD
- a CDS encoding HAD family hydrolase — encoded protein: MSIGVARGNTDSTCYLRRVNALVLDFDGLILDTETAVFEAWRYVFESFDLAFERGEWLDGIGTGSASFDPMERLRSLVGPSLDADKLHIDRRRWRDEFLANLEPMPGVLDLLESARELGLRTAVASSSECEWVVPHLRRLELDHHFDSISTRDDVARAKPDPELYQHALDTLGVSPAEAIAFEDSHHGVAAARAAGIPCVAVPGPMTLEMDFSEATLVIESLGDHSLASLLERVGRGVEAGI